TAAATGGCTTTGATGCAGTTATAGCTACCGGAAGTAATAATACTTCACGTTATTTCGAATATTATTTCTCCAAAGTTCCCCACATTATTCGTAAGAACAGGAATAGTGTTGCGGTATTAAATGGAAAGGAGACAACGGAGGAGCTAAAAGCCTTAGGTCGGGATATATTGGATTATTTTGGATTAGGCTGTAGAAATGTTTCAAAGCTTTATGTACCTAAAGGATATGATTTCACTCTCTTTTTTGAAGCAATAGAAGAATATCACCCTATTATCAATCATCATAAATACAATAACAATTACGATTATAACAAATCGATTTTCTTAGTTAACAAAGTAGAACATTTAGATAATGGTTTCTTATTGGTTGCTAAAAACGAGGCTTTGAGCTCTCCTTTATCTGTTATATTTTATGAAGAATACGAAAATCTGAAAGCAGTAAAAGAACTTTTGGAAAGCAAAAAGGAAGATATTCAGGTGTTGGTATCCAGCTGTTTAACTGACAGCGCTCTTGCTACAACATTTTTCGGAAATAGCCAACAACCAAATCTTTGGGATTATGCTGAT
This genomic interval from Pseudopedobacter saltans DSM 12145 contains the following:
- a CDS encoding acyl-CoA reductase, whose protein sequence is MSIFNKEVKIEALSRLGDYLLSEDEALHNAIILAKNKNAWFTEDQVKNAVIATGRLLNKENLLEWTSNYSFGSRKKIGLTLAGNIPLVGFHDILAVLVSDNIALIKLSTSDDILIPLILNKLIEFEPSFKEQIKLIDKLNGFDAVIATGSNNTSRYFEYYFSKVPHIIRKNRNSVAVLNGKETTEELKALGRDILDYFGLGCRNVSKLYVPKGYDFTLFFEAIEEYHPIINHHKYNNNYDYNKSIFLVNKVEHLDNGFLLVAKNEALSSPLSVIFYEEYENLKAVKELLESKKEDIQVLVSSCLTDSALATTFFGNSQQPNLWDYADGVNTLKFLSSLN